Below is a genomic region from Streptomyces sp. RPA4-2.
GTGGATCGGCGGGCTCGCCTGCGCCGCGGTCTGGCTGCGCCGGCGCTGGCCGCTGGGGCTGGCCGTGGCGATGATCCCCGTCGGAATGGTGTCGAACACCGCGGGCGGCGCCGGGCTGGTCGCCCTGTTCACCCTCGCCGTGCACCGGCCGTTCCCGTACGTGGCCTGGATCGCCGGCAGCCAGCTCGCGCTGCTCCCCGCCTACTTCTGGCTGCGGCCCGACCCCGATCTGCCGTACCTCGCCGCGGTGCTGGTCACCGCGCTGCTGACCGCCGCGGTGGTCGGCTGGGGCATGTTCGTACGGTCCAAGCGGCAGCTCGTGCTGAGCCTGCGGGACCGGGCGCGGCGGGCCGAGACGGAGGCCGCGCTGCGGGCCGAGCAGGCGCAGCAGCTGGCCCGGGAGGCCATCGCGCGCGAGATGCACGACGTGCTGGCCCACCGGCTGACGCTGCTGAGCGTGCACGCGGGGGCGCTCGAGTTCCGGCCGGACGCGCCACGCGAGGAGGTCGCGCGGGCCGCCGGGGTGATCCGGGAGAGCGCGCACGAGGCGCTGGAGGACCTGCGGGAGATCATCGGCGTGCTGCGCGCGGGGGACGCCGACGACGCGGGGCGGCCGCAGCCGACGCTCGCGGCGCTCGACGCGTTGGTCGCGCAGTCGCGGGAGGCGGGTATGAAGGTGGTCCTCGATCTGGTCGTCGCCGATCCCGCGGGTGTGCCGGCCTCCGTCGGCCGCACCGCGTACCGCATCGCCCAGGAAGGGCTGACCAACGCGCGCAAGCACGCGCCGGGCGCGGAGGTCACCGTCCGTGTCTCGGGTGGGTTCGGGGACGGTCTGACCGTGTCCGTGCGCAACCCGGCGCCGCCGGGGGAGGTGCCGCACGTGCCGGGGTCCGGGCAGGGGCTGATCGGACTGACCGAGCGTGCCGCCCTCGCGGGTGGGCGGTTGTCGCACGGGGTGGAGGGGACGGGGGGTTCGAGGTGCTGGCGTGGTTGCCTTGGGGCGGGTGAGGGGTGTCCCTGAGCGGGTGGTGGTGGGGCGGGGCCGTGCCGGGCGGTGCTGAGCGGGTGGTGCGGCGGCGCGGGCGGTGCGGCGGCGCGGGCGGTGCGGGTGCTTAAGCGGCGAGGGTGGTGGTGGGGCGGGGCCGTGCCGGTACGTCGAGCCCGTCGCCGCTGGATCAGACGTGGGCCGGGCAGGGGAGCCGCTGCTCGATCCGGGCGTAAGCGACGGGCTGCGGCGTACCGGCACGGCCCCTCGCGTGCGTCGCCGGGTGCGGGTGTGTGGGGACGCGGTGGCCCACGGTCCGGTCGGCTCGATCCGGACGTGAGGGAGGGGACGTGACGGTACGGGCCCCTCGCGTGGGTCGTCGGGTGTGGGGACGCGTCCCGAAAGTGTCAGTGCGTGCGGGGGGTCACTCGGCGGCCCGCCGTTCCGTACACCCATGTCGATGTCTCGTCGATGAAGTCGGTCGGGAAGCCGGGGCGGAAGCCGGTGACCTCGTCCAAGGTGGTCACCAGCTCCGCGGGCAGGGTCAGTTCGGTCGCGCCGAGGTTGTCGACGAGCTGGGTGACGTGGCGGGCGCCCACGATGGGGTGGACGGCGGGGGAGCGGGCCATGGTCCAGGCGATGGCGACCTGGGCGGGAGAGGCGCCGAGTTCGTCGGCCGCCGTCCGGACGGCCTCGGCCACACTCCGCTCGAGTTCCCCGATCGCCTCCGGGGAGAGCCGGGTCGCCGTGCCCGGGAGCACACCGCCCGGCCGGGTGTACTTGCCGGACAGGATGCCGTTCTGCAACGGACTCCACGCGGCGACCGACATGCCGAACGCCTCGGCCATCGGCAGGAGTTCGCGCTCGGCGTCCCGGCTCAGCAGGCTGTACGGCACCTGGAGCGCGGCGAACGGCGACCAACCCCGCCACTCGGCGAGGGTGTTGGCGCGTGACACCACCCAGGCGGGGGCGTCCGAGATGCCCACGTACAGGACCTTCCCGGACCGTACGGAGTCGTCGAGCGCGCGCATCGTCTCCTCGACCGGGGTGTTCCGGTCCCAGATGTGCACCCAGTAGATGTCGATGTAGTCCGTTCCCAGCCGCCGCAGGCTCGTCTCCAGGGAGAGGGCGAGGTTCTTGCGGTGGTTCCCGGCGGCGTTCGGGTCCGCTCCGTCACGGGAGATCGTGTACTTGGTGGACAGCACGAAGCGGTCGCGCCGCCCCTTCAGCAACTCGCCCACGATCTCCTCGCTGGCCCCGCCACGGTAGTTGACGGCGGTGTCGACCACGTTGCCGCCGGCCTCCGCGTACGCGTCGAGGATCCGCGCGCACTCCTCCTTCGGCGCGCCCACCCCGTCCTGCTCCCCGAACGTCATGGCGCCGAGGAACAGTTCGGAGACACGAAGGCCGGTCCGACCCAAGAGCCGATAGCGCACGGGGAAACTCCTCCGGAAGTCGGTCACACACGTCACACGGTCGGCCGGCGTGGTGCGCCGGCCCCGGTCGACCGACCGTAGTCGCCGGACGCGGGCCGGGGGACGGAATCGTCACGCCGGACGCGCCCCGGCGCAGTCACTACGGTAGGCACCATGAAAGCGATCCGACTGCTTCTGGTCGACGACGATCCGCTGGTGAGGGCCGGCCTGTCCTTCATGATGGGCGGCGCCGACGACATCGAGATCGTCGGCGAGGCCGCCGACGGCGGCGAGGTCGAGGCTCTCGTCGACCGCACCCGCCCGGACGTCGTCCTGATGGACATCCGGATGCCCACGGTCGACGGCCTCGCGGCCACCGAGCGGCTGCGCCGCCGTCAGGACGCCCCGCAGGTCGTGGTCCTCACCACCTTCCACGCCGACGAGCAGGTACTGCGGGCGCTGCGCGCGGGCGCCGCCGGGTTCGTCCTCAAGGACACCCCGCCCGCCGACATCGTCGACGCGGTACGCCGGGTCGCGGCCGGCGACCCGGTGCTGTCCCCCACCGTCACCCGCCGGCTGATGGAGCAGGCGGCCGGCGGCCCCGCCGACACCCGCCGCGGTACCGCCCGCGACCGGATCGCCGTCCTCAACGACCGCGAACGCGAGGTCGCCGTCGCCGTCGGCCGGGGCGCCTCCAACGCGGCGATCGCCGCCGAGTTGTACATGAGCGTCGCCACCGTCAAGACCCATGTCTCCCGCATCCTCGCCAAGCTCGGACTCAACAACCGCGTCCAGATCGCCCTGCTGACGTACGACGCCGGACTCCTGGAGGAGGACGGGCACTGAGCGCGGACCCCGCGCGTTGTTCGGGGCAACGGGAGGGTGGAGCCATGATCGATCTGGGTGAGTACGGCACGCGGTTCATGAAGGACCCCTATCCGGTGTACGCGGAGCTGCGCGAGCGGGGCCCCGTGCACTGGGTGCGCATGCCGGCCCCCGGCGCGTACGAGTGCTGGCTCGTCGTCGGGTACGAGGAGGCGCGCGCCGCCCTCGCCGACCCGAGACTGTCCAAGGACAGCACCAAGATGGGACTGACCTCTCTCGAGGACGAACTGATGGGCCGCCATGTGCTCGTCACCGACCCGCCCGAGCACTCCCGGCTGCGTTCACTCGTCACGGGCGCGTTCACCATGCGCCGGGTGGCGGCGCTGCGCCCCCGCGTGCAGCAGATCACCGACGAGCTGCTGGACGCGATGCTGCCCGCGGGGCGTGCGGACCTCGTGGACTCCTTCGCCTATCCGCTGCCGATCACCGTCATCTGCGAGCTGCTGGGCGTGCCCGACATCGACCGGGCGGCGTTCCGCAGGATGTCGAACGAGATCGTGACACCGACGGACGGCGTCGGCGAGTTCGCGGCGGTGAAGGAACTGGCCGGATATCTGGACGAGTTGATCGAGGACAAGCGCTGTACGGCCCCGGCCGGCGATCTGCTCGGCGACCTCATCCGCACCAGGGCCGAGGACGGCGACCGGCTCTCCCGCGCCGAGCTGCGCGGGATGGCATTCATCCTGCTGGTCGCGGGCCATGAGACGACCGTCAACCTGATCACGAACGGGGTGCACACCCTGCTCGCCCACCCCGGCCAACTCGCCGCGCTGCGCTCCGACATGACCCTGCTGGACGGGGCGGTGGAGGAGGTGCTGCGCTTCGAAGGACCGGTCGAGACGGCGACGTACCGCTACGCGGCGGAGCCGATGGAGATCGGCGGCCGGGCCGTCGCGGTGGGCGACCCGGTGATGATCGGGCTCGACGCCGCCAACCGCGACGCGGCGCACTGCCCCGACCCGCACCGCTTCGACATCCGCCGCGCCCCGCGCGGCCATCTCGCCTTCGGGCACGGCGTCCACTACTGCCTGGGCGCGCCCCTGGCCCGGCTGGAGGCACGGGTCGCGCTGCGCTCGCTGCTGGAGCGCTGCCCGGACCTCGCTCTCGACGGCCCCCCGGGCGAGCCGCTGCCCGGGATGCTGATGCGCGGTGTGCGCAGGCTGCCCGTGCGGTGGTGAGTGCTCCGGTCGTGGCCGGTGCGGTGGTGAGTGCTCGGGGGGTACAGGTGTGGCCCCGGACCGGGAGCCGCATCGGACGGTCAGGGTCCGGACGGTCCGGGTCCGGCACGAGGTGGGGTGAGTAAGGCCGGGCTCAGTTCCGGCCCGCGGGGATCTCCGCCAGCCGCACCGGGCGCCGCTCCAGCCGCGACAGCTCGCAGGCCTCCGCGATACGCAGCGCGTGCAGGGCTTCGCGCCCGTCGCACGGGTTGGCCCGTTCACCGCGGACGACCTCGACGAACGCGGCGAGCTCGGCCTCGTACGCGGGACCGAAGCGCTCCAGGAATCCGGTCCACGGCTTGTCGGCGGGCGGCGGGCCGGCCGGTTCGGTGGAGGCGATCGGAGTACGGTCGTCCAGGCCGACGCCGATCTGGTCCAGGTCACCGGCCAGTTCCATGCGGATGTCGTAGCCCGCGCCGTTCATCCGGGTCGCGGTGGCCGTGGCGAGGGTTCCGTCGTCGAGGGTGAGGACGGCCGCGGCGGTGTCGATGTCCCGCGCCTCGCGGAACATCGCGGGCCCGGCGTCCGAGCCCATCGCGTAGACCTCCACCACCTCGTGGCCCGTCACCCAGCGCAGCATGTCGAAGTCGTGGACCAGACAGTCCCGGTAGAGACCGCCCGACAGCGGCAGATAGGCGGCCGGCGGCGGCGACTGGTCGGACGTCATCGCCCGTACGGTGTGCAGCCTGCCGAGCCGCCCCGACCGGACCGCTTCCCGCGCGGCCGTGTACCCCGCGTCGAAGCGGCGCTGGAAGCCCAGTTGCAGGACCGTTCCGGCGGCCTCGACCTCGGCGAGCGCGGCCAGTGTGCCGGCCAGGTCGAGGGCGATGGGCTTCTCGCAGAACACCGGGAGCCCGGAGCGCGCCGCCCGGCCGATCAGTTCCGCGTGGGCGGCGGTGGACGCGGTGATGACCACGGCGTCCACGCCCCAGGTGAAGATCTCGTCCACGCCGGGTGCCGCCGTGGCGCCCAGACGGTCCGCGAGTTCCTGGGCCCGCGCGGGGTCCGCGTCCGTCACGATGAGGGAGCCGACTTCGCGATGACGATCAAGAGTGGTCGCGTGAAATGTGCCGATACGACCCGTTCCGATAAGTCCGATGCGCATGGGAACAAACTGAGGGCGCGCCAGGCGCCGTGTCAATGCTTTGTCCGGACAATCGAACTTCACAACTTCCCGTCAACATCTCCCGGAGCTACGCTCGGCGCGTGCCGAAACCAGATGTGGATCCGACCGTGTCGCTCCAGCTCAGCGTCGACCGCAGCAGTCCGGTCCCGCTGTACTTCCAGCTGTCCCAGCAGCTGGAGGCCGCGATCGAGCACGGAACCCTGACCCCGGGCAGCCTCCTCGGCAACGAGATCGAGCTGGCCGGACGGCTCGGCCTGT
It encodes:
- a CDS encoding aldo/keto reductase, translated to MRYRLLGRTGLRVSELFLGAMTFGEQDGVGAPKEECARILDAYAEAGGNVVDTAVNYRGGASEEIVGELLKGRRDRFVLSTKYTISRDGADPNAAGNHRKNLALSLETSLRRLGTDYIDIYWVHIWDRNTPVEETMRALDDSVRSGKVLYVGISDAPAWVVSRANTLAEWRGWSPFAALQVPYSLLSRDAERELLPMAEAFGMSVAAWSPLQNGILSGKYTRPGGVLPGTATRLSPEAIGELERSVAEAVRTAADELGASPAQVAIAWTMARSPAVHPIVGARHVTQLVDNLGATELTLPAELVTTLDEVTGFRPGFPTDFIDETSTWVYGTAGRRVTPRTH
- a CDS encoding response regulator transcription factor, which encodes MKAIRLLLVDDDPLVRAGLSFMMGGADDIEIVGEAADGGEVEALVDRTRPDVVLMDIRMPTVDGLAATERLRRRQDAPQVVVLTTFHADEQVLRALRAGAAGFVLKDTPPADIVDAVRRVAAGDPVLSPTVTRRLMEQAAGGPADTRRGTARDRIAVLNDREREVAVAVGRGASNAAIAAELYMSVATVKTHVSRILAKLGLNNRVQIALLTYDAGLLEEDGH
- a CDS encoding cytochrome P450; this encodes MIDLGEYGTRFMKDPYPVYAELRERGPVHWVRMPAPGAYECWLVVGYEEARAALADPRLSKDSTKMGLTSLEDELMGRHVLVTDPPEHSRLRSLVTGAFTMRRVAALRPRVQQITDELLDAMLPAGRADLVDSFAYPLPITVICELLGVPDIDRAAFRRMSNEIVTPTDGVGEFAAVKELAGYLDELIEDKRCTAPAGDLLGDLIRTRAEDGDRLSRAELRGMAFILLVAGHETTVNLITNGVHTLLAHPGQLAALRSDMTLLDGAVEEVLRFEGPVETATYRYAAEPMEIGGRAVAVGDPVMIGLDAANRDAAHCPDPHRFDIRRAPRGHLAFGHGVHYCLGAPLARLEARVALRSLLERCPDLALDGPPGEPLPGMLMRGVRRLPVRW
- a CDS encoding Gfo/Idh/MocA family oxidoreductase, coding for MRIGLIGTGRIGTFHATTLDRHREVGSLIVTDADPARAQELADRLGATAAPGVDEIFTWGVDAVVITASTAAHAELIGRAARSGLPVFCEKPIALDLAGTLAALAEVEAAGTVLQLGFQRRFDAGYTAAREAVRSGRLGRLHTVRAMTSDQSPPPAAYLPLSGGLYRDCLVHDFDMLRWVTGHEVVEVYAMGSDAGPAMFREARDIDTAAAVLTLDDGTLATATATRMNGAGYDIRMELAGDLDQIGVGLDDRTPIASTEPAGPPPADKPWTGFLERFGPAYEAELAAFVEVVRGERANPCDGREALHALRIAEACELSRLERRPVRLAEIPAGRN